A window of Apium graveolens cultivar Ventura chromosome 8, ASM990537v1, whole genome shotgun sequence contains these coding sequences:
- the LOC141678524 gene encoding homeobox-leucine zipper protein HAT4-like produces the protein MVQQKDELGLSLSLSFPGSSSHHQPNNNNMNNNNHNHMAHASTPLELNLMPSNTTITWTHPASYDRKMETCRVDRRSFLTGIDVNRAPATTVDLEEENGVSSPNSTISSLSGNKRSVINERSELANGDEILEFSRSDDEDGDNSRKKLRLTKDQSAILEESFKEHNTLNPKQKIALAKRLGLRPRQVEVWFQNRRARTKLKQTEVDCEFLKRCCQSLTEENRKLQKEVQELRALKSSPQFYMQMTPPTTLTMCPSCERVAGPKSATTSSLGPTITNAEPLRSHPMNANHHRLPFNPWASPHRPLDGLHPRS, from the exons ATGGTGCAACAAAAAGATGAGTTGGGGTTGAGTCTGAGCTTGAGTTTCCCAGGGTCTTCTTCCCATCACCAACCCAACAACAACAACATGAACAATAATAATCACAATCACATGGCTCATGCTTCAACACCACTTGAGTTAAATCTCATGCCTTCTAACACCACCATCACTTGGACTCATCCTGCTTCTTATG ATCGGAAAATGGAGACATGCAGAGTAGACAGAAGATCTTTCTTGACGGGAATAGACGTGAACCGGGCACCGGCCACAACGGTGgacttggaagaagaaaatgGAGTGTCCTCGCCAAACAGCACAATATCTAGCTTGAGTGGTAATAAAAGGAGTGTTATTAATGAAAGATCTGAGCTAGCTAATGGTGATGAAATTCTTGAATTTTCGAGAAGTGACGATGAAGACGGAGACAATTCCAGGAAGAAGCTGAGGTTAACTAAAGATCAGTCTGCTATTCTTGAGGAGAGCTTCAAAGAACACAACACTCTTAACCCT AAGCAAAAGATTGCTTTGGCTAAGCGCCTAGGCCTGAGACCTCGGCAAGTGGAGGTCTGGTTTCAGAACAGGAGGGCAAG AACAAAATTGAAGCAAACAGAGGTCGACTGTGAGTTCCTGAAAAGATGTTGCCAGAGTCTGACGGAGGAGAACAGGAAGTTGCAAAAGGAGGTGCAAGAACTAAGGGCACTAAAATCATCCCCTCAGTTCTACATGCAAATGACACCTCCTACAACCCTTACAATGTGCCCGTCATGCGAGCGTGTTGCTGGCCCCAAATCAGCTACTACATCTTCGCTTGGACCAACAATAACAAATGCTGAGCCTCTTCGTTCTCACCCAATGAATGCAAATCACCATCGTCTCCCTTTCAACCCATGGGCATCGCCACACAGGCCATTGGATGGCCTTCATCCTCGGTCGTGA